Proteins found in one Primulina eburnea isolate SZY01 chromosome 16, ASM2296580v1, whole genome shotgun sequence genomic segment:
- the LOC140816250 gene encoding uncharacterized protein isoform X1, giving the protein MATLLTYAAFPFSVSSARNAIAATSAAASPSASVSNNQRKARRKKHQQHDLKSSEDNGYNGNVDTNFTPSSAEKLLRLVFMEELMKRARNGDVSGVSDVIYDMIAAGLTPGPRSFHGLVVSHVLKQDIEGAMHALRRELSEGLRPLHETFLALIRLSGAKGHSTRGLEILAAMEKLNYDIRHAWLLLVEELVKSGHLEVANKVFLKGAEGGLRATDELYDLIIEEDCKAGDHSNALTIAYEMEAAGRMATTFHFNHLLSVQATCGIPEIAFATFENMEYGEDFMKPDTETYNWVIQAYTRAESYDRVQDVAELLGMMVEHHKHLQPNMRTYALLVECFTKYCVINEAIRHFRALKNFEGGTNFLHYKGQYGDPLALYLRALCREGKIVELLEALEAMARDNQQVPPRAMILSRKYRTLVSSWIEPLQEEAELGYEVDYIARYIAEGGLTGERKRWVPRRGKTPLDPDAEGFIYSNPRETSFKQKCLEEWKIHHRKLLKTLRNEGPAVLGNVSESDYIRVEERLKKIIIGPEQNTLKPKAASKMIVSELKEELEAQDLPTDGTRNVLYQRVQKARRINRSRGRPLWVPPIEEEEEEIDEELDELISRIKLEEGNTEFWRRRFLGEGLNENHSKPLAVKDFEVLDVLEDADGSDDVAKETEDDEVDEEEEVEITEIQVGERVKDKEVEATKPPQMIGVQLLRDSDPTTSSSRKSRRRSSRVSMEDDDDDDWFPLDIHEAFKELRRRKVFDVSDMYTIADAWGWTWEMELKNKTPRRWSQEWEVELAVKVMTMVIELGGNPTIGDCAMVLRAAIRAPMPSAFLQILQTTHRLGYVFGSPLYDEIISLCLDLGELDASVAIVAYLETTGIKVSNETLDRVISARLANENPLNDSSQ; this is encoded by the exons ATGGCTACACTGCTAACGTACGCAGCATTTCCTTTCTCCGTGTCCTCCGCTAGAAACGCCATCGCCGCCACCTCCGCCGCAGCATCTCCATCTGCCTCGGTCTCCAACAATCAAAGGAAGGCGCGAAGAAAAAAGCATCAGCAGCACGACTTGAAGTCCTCCGAGGACAACGGTTACAATGGTAATGTAGACACTAATTTCACGCCTTCGAGCGCAGAGAAATTGCTGAGGCTGGTGTTCATGGAGGAGTTGATGAAACGAGCTCGGAATGGCGACGTTTCGGGAGTTTCTGATGTCATTTACGACATGATCGCCGCAGGGCTGACGCCTGGGCCTCGGTCTTTTCATGGATTAGTGGTGTCTCACGTGCTTAAGCAAGATATAGAAGGCGCT ATGCATGCTCTTAGAAGGGAACTGAGTGAGGGTCTTCGTCCGCTTCATGAAACTTTTCTTGCATTGATTCGATTATCTGGCGCAAAAGGTCATTCAACCAGAGGCCTAGAAATTCTTGCAGCAATGGAGAAACTCAACTATGACATTCGCCATGCTTGGCTTCTTCTTGTTG AGGAGCTGGTGAAGAGTGGTCATTTAGAAGTTGCCAATAAAGTGTTCTTGAAGGGTGCTGAAGGTGGCCTTAGAGCTACAGATGAGCTTTATGATCTCATAATTGAGGAAGACTGTAAAGCAGGCGATCACTCAAATGCATTGACTATAGCCTACGAAATGGAGGCTGCTGGTAGAATGGCAACTACATTTCATTTCAATCATCTATTGAGTGTGCAG GCTACTTGCGGCATTCCCGAAATTGCTTTCGCCACATTTGAGAACATGGAATATGGAGAAG ATTTTATGAAACCTGACACGGAGACATATAATTGGGTAATCCAAGCGTATACAAGAGCTGAGTCATATGACAG GGTTCAAGATGTTGCTGAATTACTTGGGATGATGGTTGAACATCACAAGCACTTGCAACCAAATATGAGAACTTACGC GTTGTTAGTGGAGTGCTTTACGAAGTATTGTGTCATAAACgaagccatcagacattttcgTGCTCTCAAAAACTTTGAAGGTGGGACCAACTTTTTACATTACAAAGGGCAATATGGGGATCCACTAGCTTTATACCTCCGTGCATTATGCAGAGAAG GAAAAATAGTTGAGTTACTAGAAGCTCTTGAAGCCATGGCAAGAGATAACCAGCAAGTACCACCTAGAGCTATGATCTTAAGCAGGAAATATCGGACACTGGTTAGCTCATGGATTGAACCTTTGCAAGAAGAAGCTGAACTTGGATATGAAGTTGATTACATTGCCAG ATACATAGCGGAAGGTGGGCTAACTGGGGAGCGCAAGCGATGGGTTCCACGGAGAGGAAAAACACCTTTAGATCCTGATGCAGAGGGTTTTATATATTCCAACCCTAGGGAGACCTCATTCAAACAAAAATGTCTCGAGGAATGGAAAATACATCATCGAAAACTTTTGAAAACCTTACGCAATGAAGGACCTGCTGTGTTAGGAAATGTATCTGAATCAGACTACATTAGAGTCGAGGAGAGATTGAAAAAAATCATAATAGGCCCAGAACAGAATACCTTGAAACCGAAGGCTGCTAGTAAAATGATAGTATCAGAACTAAAGGAAGAGCTGGAAGCTCAAGATTTACCGACTGATGGAACTAGAAATGTTCTCTACCAGCGTGTGCAGAAAGCAAGGAGAATAAATCGTTCTAGAGGTAGACCCCTTTGGGTTCCCCCCATTGAAGAGGAAGAAGAGGAG ATTGACGAAGAGTTGGATGAATTAATTTCACGCATCAAGTTGGAAGAAGGGAATACAGAGTTCTGGAGACGTCGTTTTCTTGGAGAGGGCCTTAATGAAAATCATAGCAAGCCGTTGGCAGTCAAAGATTTTGAAGTTCTTGATGTCTTAGAAGATGCTGATGGCAGTGATGATGTTGCAAAAGAGACTGAAGATGATGAGGTGGATGAGGAGGAGGAAgtggaaataactgaaattcaaGTAGGTGAAAGGGTTAAAGATAAAGAAGTTGAAGCTACCAAGCCACCTCAAATGATTGGAGTGCAATTGTTGAGAGACTCTGACCCAACTACTAGTTCATCAAGAAAATCAAGAAGAAGGTCGTCTAGGGTATCGATGGAG GACGACGATGACGATGATTGGTTTCCTTTGGATATTCATGAAGCATTCAAGGAATTGAGGAGAAGGAAAGTATTTGATGTATCGGATATGTATACAATAGCTGATGCTTGGGGTTGGACGTGGGAAATGGAACTCAAGAACAAGACTCCCAGACGTTGGTCACAGGAATGGGAAGTTGAATTGGCTGTTAAAGTAATGACAATG GTAATTGAGTTGGGTGGAAATCCAACTATTGGGGACTGTGCAATGGTACTTAGAGCTGCCATACGAGCTCCTATGCCTTCAGCCTTCTTACAGATTCTGCAGACTACACATCGTCTTGGCTATGTATTTGGCAG CCCGTTATATGATGAAATCATCAGCCTGTGTCTCGATCTCGGGGAACTCGATGCATCCGTTGCAATTGTGGCATACTTGGAGACAACCGGAATCAAAGTCTCAAACGAGACTCTTGATAGAGTCATTTCTGCCAGACTAGCTAATGAGAATCCTCTGAACGATTCATCACAATAG
- the LOC140816250 gene encoding uncharacterized protein isoform X2: MHALRRELSEGLRPLHETFLALIRLSGAKGHSTRGLEILAAMEKLNYDIRHAWLLLVEELVKSGHLEVANKVFLKGAEGGLRATDELYDLIIEEDCKAGDHSNALTIAYEMEAAGRMATTFHFNHLLSVQATCGIPEIAFATFENMEYGEDFMKPDTETYNWVIQAYTRAESYDRVQDVAELLGMMVEHHKHLQPNMRTYALLVECFTKYCVINEAIRHFRALKNFEGGTNFLHYKGQYGDPLALYLRALCREGKIVELLEALEAMARDNQQVPPRAMILSRKYRTLVSSWIEPLQEEAELGYEVDYIARYIAEGGLTGERKRWVPRRGKTPLDPDAEGFIYSNPRETSFKQKCLEEWKIHHRKLLKTLRNEGPAVLGNVSESDYIRVEERLKKIIIGPEQNTLKPKAASKMIVSELKEELEAQDLPTDGTRNVLYQRVQKARRINRSRGRPLWVPPIEEEEEEIDEELDELISRIKLEEGNTEFWRRRFLGEGLNENHSKPLAVKDFEVLDVLEDADGSDDVAKETEDDEVDEEEEVEITEIQVGERVKDKEVEATKPPQMIGVQLLRDSDPTTSSSRKSRRRSSRVSMEDDDDDDWFPLDIHEAFKELRRRKVFDVSDMYTIADAWGWTWEMELKNKTPRRWSQEWEVELAVKVMTMVIELGGNPTIGDCAMVLRAAIRAPMPSAFLQILQTTHRLGYVFGSPLYDEIISLCLDLGELDASVAIVAYLETTGIKVSNETLDRVISARLANENPLNDSSQ; the protein is encoded by the exons ATGCATGCTCTTAGAAGGGAACTGAGTGAGGGTCTTCGTCCGCTTCATGAAACTTTTCTTGCATTGATTCGATTATCTGGCGCAAAAGGTCATTCAACCAGAGGCCTAGAAATTCTTGCAGCAATGGAGAAACTCAACTATGACATTCGCCATGCTTGGCTTCTTCTTGTTG AGGAGCTGGTGAAGAGTGGTCATTTAGAAGTTGCCAATAAAGTGTTCTTGAAGGGTGCTGAAGGTGGCCTTAGAGCTACAGATGAGCTTTATGATCTCATAATTGAGGAAGACTGTAAAGCAGGCGATCACTCAAATGCATTGACTATAGCCTACGAAATGGAGGCTGCTGGTAGAATGGCAACTACATTTCATTTCAATCATCTATTGAGTGTGCAG GCTACTTGCGGCATTCCCGAAATTGCTTTCGCCACATTTGAGAACATGGAATATGGAGAAG ATTTTATGAAACCTGACACGGAGACATATAATTGGGTAATCCAAGCGTATACAAGAGCTGAGTCATATGACAG GGTTCAAGATGTTGCTGAATTACTTGGGATGATGGTTGAACATCACAAGCACTTGCAACCAAATATGAGAACTTACGC GTTGTTAGTGGAGTGCTTTACGAAGTATTGTGTCATAAACgaagccatcagacattttcgTGCTCTCAAAAACTTTGAAGGTGGGACCAACTTTTTACATTACAAAGGGCAATATGGGGATCCACTAGCTTTATACCTCCGTGCATTATGCAGAGAAG GAAAAATAGTTGAGTTACTAGAAGCTCTTGAAGCCATGGCAAGAGATAACCAGCAAGTACCACCTAGAGCTATGATCTTAAGCAGGAAATATCGGACACTGGTTAGCTCATGGATTGAACCTTTGCAAGAAGAAGCTGAACTTGGATATGAAGTTGATTACATTGCCAG ATACATAGCGGAAGGTGGGCTAACTGGGGAGCGCAAGCGATGGGTTCCACGGAGAGGAAAAACACCTTTAGATCCTGATGCAGAGGGTTTTATATATTCCAACCCTAGGGAGACCTCATTCAAACAAAAATGTCTCGAGGAATGGAAAATACATCATCGAAAACTTTTGAAAACCTTACGCAATGAAGGACCTGCTGTGTTAGGAAATGTATCTGAATCAGACTACATTAGAGTCGAGGAGAGATTGAAAAAAATCATAATAGGCCCAGAACAGAATACCTTGAAACCGAAGGCTGCTAGTAAAATGATAGTATCAGAACTAAAGGAAGAGCTGGAAGCTCAAGATTTACCGACTGATGGAACTAGAAATGTTCTCTACCAGCGTGTGCAGAAAGCAAGGAGAATAAATCGTTCTAGAGGTAGACCCCTTTGGGTTCCCCCCATTGAAGAGGAAGAAGAGGAG ATTGACGAAGAGTTGGATGAATTAATTTCACGCATCAAGTTGGAAGAAGGGAATACAGAGTTCTGGAGACGTCGTTTTCTTGGAGAGGGCCTTAATGAAAATCATAGCAAGCCGTTGGCAGTCAAAGATTTTGAAGTTCTTGATGTCTTAGAAGATGCTGATGGCAGTGATGATGTTGCAAAAGAGACTGAAGATGATGAGGTGGATGAGGAGGAGGAAgtggaaataactgaaattcaaGTAGGTGAAAGGGTTAAAGATAAAGAAGTTGAAGCTACCAAGCCACCTCAAATGATTGGAGTGCAATTGTTGAGAGACTCTGACCCAACTACTAGTTCATCAAGAAAATCAAGAAGAAGGTCGTCTAGGGTATCGATGGAG GACGACGATGACGATGATTGGTTTCCTTTGGATATTCATGAAGCATTCAAGGAATTGAGGAGAAGGAAAGTATTTGATGTATCGGATATGTATACAATAGCTGATGCTTGGGGTTGGACGTGGGAAATGGAACTCAAGAACAAGACTCCCAGACGTTGGTCACAGGAATGGGAAGTTGAATTGGCTGTTAAAGTAATGACAATG GTAATTGAGTTGGGTGGAAATCCAACTATTGGGGACTGTGCAATGGTACTTAGAGCTGCCATACGAGCTCCTATGCCTTCAGCCTTCTTACAGATTCTGCAGACTACACATCGTCTTGGCTATGTATTTGGCAG CCCGTTATATGATGAAATCATCAGCCTGTGTCTCGATCTCGGGGAACTCGATGCATCCGTTGCAATTGTGGCATACTTGGAGACAACCGGAATCAAAGTCTCAAACGAGACTCTTGATAGAGTCATTTCTGCCAGACTAGCTAATGAGAATCCTCTGAACGATTCATCACAATAG